Proteins encoded in a region of the Penaeus vannamei isolate JL-2024 chromosome 30, ASM4276789v1, whole genome shotgun sequence genome:
- the LOC113829468 gene encoding mucin-22-like produces the protein MTTVDTTTTADTTTADTTTADTTTADTTSADTTTTADTTTVDATTTGDTTTTADSTTIQQPLQIQLLQIQQPLQIRLLYDYCRYNNQCRYDYCRYNNHCRYDYIRYNNHCRYDYCRYNNNCRYNNHYTTTVDTTTTADTTTADTTTTADTSTTTDTTTADTTTTADTTTIDTTTTADTTTADTTTTADTTTTVDTTTADTTTTADTTNADTTSTADTTTADTTTADTTTTADTTTIRLLHIQPQQIRLLYDYCRYNNHCRYDYCRYYNHCRYNYCRYNYHCRYDYYTTTVDTTTTADTTTVDITTTADSTTTADTTTADTTTTADTTTVDTTTTADTTTVDITTTADTTTTADTTTVDTTTADTTTIAVTTTTDTTTADTTTADTTTAGTTTVDTTTADTTTEDTTTADTTTTADTTTTPDTTTTAITTTTIPTTTIAFNVTARLLELATIDPSLGALKAALDEASDRLGTIDSTGRRRVRRAVAAESATSTTDATTTDATTTDATTADAPTIDATTTDATTTDATTTDATTTDATTTDATTTGATTTDATTTDATTTYATTADATATDATTTDATTTDATTTVTTTYATATDVTTTDATITDATTTSATTTDATKADATTNDATTTDVTTTDATTTDATTTDATTTDATTTDVTTTNATTTDVTTTDATTTDATTTNVTTTDVTTTDATTTDATATDATTTDGTTTDDTTTDATTTDVITTDAATTDVTTDVTTTDVTTTDATTTDRTTTDATTTDVTTTDATTTDATTTDVTTIDVTTTDPTTTDATTTDVTTPDATTTDATTTDVTKTYVTTTDPTTTDATTTDATTTDATTTDVTTTYVTTTDPTTTDATTTDVTTTDSTTTDATTTDVTTTDATTTDATTTDVTTTDATTTGATTTDATTTDATTTDATTTDATTTDATITDATTTDASTTDATTTVATTTDATTTDATTTDATTTDATTADVTTTDATTTDATTTDATTTDATITDATITDATTTFVTTTDVTTTDATSADTPTTETTTTDATTADAPTTDATTTDVTTTDATTTDATTTDLTSTDATTADSTATGSTPEITTTDSATTGSTTSAPSTTPPQDRIDAEDLLTRYIQFLSDATAPVDDENADQIDSGTVSANSFIEEFDDLIDLIAQTGKRITDGTRALLPRARGDTQQLLDRIKDLRIAIREEVERLNPLAENTITLPTLAP, from the exons atgactactgtagatacaacaaccactgcagatacgactactgcagatacaaccactgcag atacaactactgcagatacaacttctgcagatacaacaaccactgcagatacgactactgtagatGCAACAACCACTggagatacaacaaccactgcagactcgactact atacaacaaccactgcagatacaactactgcagatacaacaaccactgcagatacgactact atacgactactgcagatacaacaaccaatgcagatacgactactgcagatacaacaaccactgcagatatgaCTACattagatacaacaaccactgcagatacgactactgcagatacaacaacaactgcagatacaacaaccact atacaactactgtagatacaacaaccactgcagatacgactactgcagatacaacaaccactgcagatacatcAACCACtacagatacgactactgcagatacaacaaccacggCAGATACGACTACaatagatacaacaaccactgcagatacaactactgcagatacaacaaccactgcagatacaacaaccactgtagatacgactactgcagatacaacaaccactgcagatacgactaatGCAGATACAACatccactgcagatacgactactgcagatacgactactgcagatacaacaaccactgcagatacgactact atacgactgcTGCATATACAACCacagcagatacgactact atacgactattgtagatacaacaaccactgcagatacgactactgcagatactaCAACCAttgcagatacaactactgcagatacaactaccactgcagatacgactact atacgactactgtagatacaacaaccactgcagatacaaccactgtaGATATTACAACGACTGCAGATTCAACAACCacagcagatacgactactgcagatacaacaaccacagcagatacgactactgtagatacaacaaccactgcagatacaaccactgtaGATATTACAacgactgcagatacaacaaccacagcagatacgactactgtagatacgactactgcagatacaacaacgatTGCAGTTACAACAACTACAGATACAacgactgcagatacaacaactgcagatacaaccactgcaggtACAACTACTGTAGATACTacgactgcagatacaaccactgaagatacaactactgcagatacaacaacgactgcagatacaacaacgacTCCTGATACAACAACTACGGCCATCACAACTACAACCATACCTACCACCACTATTGCCTTCAACGTAACTGCAAGGCTTCTAGAGCTCGCAACCATCGACCCTTCCCTGGGGGCTCTGAAAGCGGCCCTGGACGAGGCCAGCGACAGACTCGGCACCATCGACAGCACCGGCCGAAGGAGAGTTCGGAGGGCGGTCGCTGCCGAGTCAGCAACCagtacaaccgatgccactacaactgatgccactacaaccgatgccactacagctGATGCACCCACAatcgatgccactacaactgatgctaccacaaccgatgccactacaaccgatgccaccacaactgatgccactacaaccgatgccaccacaactggtgctactacaactgatgccactacaaccgatgccactacaacctaTGCCACTACAGCTGATGCCACtgcaaccgatgccaccacaactgatgccactacaaccgatgccaccacaactg TCACTACAACCTATGCCACTGCAACGGATgtcaccacaactgatgccactataactgatgccaccacaactagtgccactacaactgatgctaCTAAAGCCGATGCCACTACAaatgatgccactacaactgatgtcactacaaccgatgccactacaaccgatgccactacaaccgatgccaccacaaccgatgccactacaacggatGTCACTACAACCAATGCCACTACAACGgatgtcaccacaaccgatgccactacaaccgacgCCACTACAACTAATGTCACCAcaactgatgtcactacaaccgatgccactacaaccgatgccactgcaactgatgccactacaaccgatggcACCACAACCGATgacactacaaccgatgccaccacaactgatgtcATTACAACCGATGCCGCCACAACCGATGTCAcaactgatgtcactacaactgatgtcactacaaccgatgccaccacaaccgatcgcaccacaactgatgccactacaacggatgtcaccacaactgatgccactacaaccgatgccaccacgaCCGATGTCACCACAATtgatgtcaccacaaccgatcccaccacaactgatgccactacaactgatgtcactacacccgatgccactacaaccgatgccaccacgaCCGATGTCACCAAAACTTATGTCACCACAACCGATcccaccacaactgatgccactacaaccgatgccactacaactgatgccaccacGACAGATGTCACCACAACTTATGTCACCACAACCGAtcccaccacaaccgatgccacaacaactgatgtcactacaaccgattccactacaaccgatgccaccacaacggatgtcaccacaactgatgccactacaaccgatgccactacaactgatgtcactacTACTGATGCTACTACAACCGGTGCCACTACAACTG atgccactacaaccgatgccactacaaccgatgccactacaaccgatgccactacaaccgatgccactataACTGATGCAACCACAACTGATGCCagtacaactgatgccactacaaccgttgccactacaactgatgccactacaaccgatgccaccacaactgatgccactacaaccgatgccactacagctGATgtcaccacaactgatgccaccacaaccgatgccactacaactgatgccaccacaaccgatgccactataACCGATGCCACTataaccgatgccactacaactttTGTCACCACAACTGACGTCACCACAACAGATGCCACTTCAGCTGATACACCCACAACCGAGaccaccacaactgatgccactacagcTGATGCacccacaaccgatgccactacaactgatgtcaccacaaccgacgccactacaactgatgccactacaactgatctCACTTCAACCGATGCCACTACGGCTGATTCCACAGCAACGGGTTCCACGCCTGAAATAACCACAACCGACTCTGCCACAACTGGCTCCACAACCTCCGCCCCCAGCACGACACCGCCTCAGGACCGCATCGACGCCGAAGACTTGCTGACCAGGTACATCCAGTTCCTCAGCGACGCCACAGCCCCTGTCGACGACGAAAACGCTGACCAAATAGACAGCGGCACCGTCAGCGCCAACAGCTTCATCGAAGAGTTCGACGACCTGATCGACCTGATCGCGCAGACGGGGAAGAGGATCACGGACGGAACCAGGGCGCTGCTGCCACGAGCCCGAGGCGACACGCAGCAGCTGCTGGACAGGATCAAAGACCTCCGCATAGCTATCCGAGAGGAGGTTGAGCGGCTGAATCCACTCGCTGAAAACACAATTACCCTTCCCACACTGGCACCTTAA